In Pseudomonas hamedanensis, a single window of DNA contains:
- a CDS encoding histidine kinase famiy protein: protein MRKQPKPVLNSADVASLSHNRKGLFFAAVQVSRTAMIVTDPGQPDNPIVFANEAFAELTGFAQDEVVGRNCRFLQGEQTDRAVLQRVREALENQHEICVEVLNYRKDGSTFWSELFITPIFNEHGKLVYFFASQLDVSRRRDAENGLRYVQSMEALGQLTGGIAHDFNNLLQVMIGYIDLIQHTAKRPSADPQRIVMGAGHARAAAEKARLLTQHLLAFSRRQRLEGRVINLNALLERATVAGLDAPELEPCFDFAGDLWNCRLDPAQTEMALNHLLSNAQDSLHGHSQPLITVQTRNVTVSTPLYDEQNPGLAPGRYVSIAVIDNGVGIPHEDLDKVMTPFFTTKEEGSGRGLGLSMVYGFAKQSGGVARIESTPGVGTAVRLYFPADDSQVWVEDQMLDGARLSGTERILIVEDREEVAELAEVMLADYGYRSVIVHDAAEALALLQTTRFDLVFSDLVMPGSMNGAALAREIDRLYPATRILLTSGYSQDSLERSEVGGEEFELIAKPYRPGELARKIRAVLDAPNKPG, encoded by the coding sequence TTGCGCAAACAGCCAAAGCCGGTTCTGAACAGTGCCGATGTGGCCAGTCTTTCGCACAACAGAAAAGGCCTGTTCTTCGCGGCAGTGCAAGTCAGCCGCACGGCCATGATTGTCACCGATCCCGGGCAACCGGATAACCCCATCGTGTTTGCCAACGAGGCGTTCGCCGAGCTGACGGGCTTCGCCCAGGACGAGGTGGTGGGGCGCAACTGTCGCTTTCTGCAGGGTGAGCAAACCGACAGGGCGGTGTTGCAGCGGGTCCGGGAAGCCCTGGAAAACCAGCATGAAATCTGCGTCGAAGTGCTCAACTACCGCAAGGATGGCTCGACGTTCTGGAGCGAATTGTTCATAACGCCGATATTCAACGAACACGGCAAACTGGTGTATTTCTTCGCGTCGCAACTGGACGTCAGCCGCCGCCGCGATGCCGAGAACGGCTTGCGCTACGTGCAGAGCATGGAAGCGCTGGGGCAGCTGACGGGCGGCATCGCCCACGACTTCAACAACTTGCTGCAGGTCATGATCGGCTACATCGACTTGATCCAGCACACCGCCAAACGCCCGAGCGCCGACCCGCAACGCATCGTCATGGGCGCCGGCCACGCACGCGCCGCCGCTGAAAAGGCCCGGCTGCTGACGCAACACCTGCTGGCGTTTTCGCGCCGGCAACGGCTCGAAGGCCGGGTGATCAACCTCAACGCCTTGCTCGAACGAGCAACCGTCGCCGGCCTGGACGCGCCTGAGCTGGAGCCGTGTTTCGACTTTGCCGGCGATCTGTGGAACTGCCGTCTCGACCCGGCCCAGACCGAGATGGCGTTGAACCATTTGCTGTCGAATGCGCAGGACTCGTTGCACGGCCACAGCCAGCCATTGATCACGGTGCAGACCCGCAACGTCACGGTGTCGACGCCGCTGTACGACGAGCAAAACCCGGGCCTCGCCCCGGGGCGCTACGTCAGCATCGCGGTGATTGATAACGGCGTCGGGATCCCGCACGAGGATCTCGACAAGGTGATGACGCCGTTCTTTACCACCAAGGAAGAAGGCAGCGGTCGTGGCCTCGGCCTGTCGATGGTCTATGGTTTCGCCAAGCAATCCGGCGGGGTCGCGCGCATTGAGTCGACGCCGGGCGTGGGCACGGCGGTGCGGTTGTATTTCCCTGCCGATGACAGTCAGGTCTGGGTCGAAGATCAGATGCTCGACGGCGCAAGGCTGAGCGGCACCGAGCGCATCCTGATTGTCGAGGACCGTGAAGAGGTCGCGGAGCTGGCCGAAGTGATGCTTGCCGACTACGGCTATCGCAGCGTCATTGTCCACGACGCCGCCGAGGCGCTGGCACTGCTGCAAACCACGCGCTTCGATCTGGTGTTCAGCGATCTGGTCATGCCCGGGTCGATGAATGGCGCGGCCCTGGCCCGTGAAATCGATCGCTTGTACCCCGCGACGCGCATCCTGCTTACCTCAGGCTATTCGCAGGACTCGCTGGAGCGCAGCGAAGTTGGCGGCGAGGAGTTCGAGCTGATCGCCAAACCCTACCGTCCCGGTGAACTGGCGCGAAAAATTCGCGCGGTGCTCGACGCTCCGAACAAGCCCGGCTGA
- a CDS encoding ribonuclease Z, producing the protein MDLLFLGTSAGVPTRQRNVSATALLEAAGRGWYLIDCGEGTQHQVLRTPLSLSELRAVFITHVHADHCLGLPGLLASAGMSGRTRPLDVILPAALHPWLRLSLAVTHSHLPFEIHLHAVETLGDWRHRNVQVTTVELSHRVPCHGYVFTETDPEPRLDVQRLAADGIERGPLWGQLAHGQDVEYAGRWLRAQDYLLSARPARRIIVCGDNDQPERLAEVAVGADVLVHEATFVQAAIDRTRASYGHSSAAAIAGFAETVGVRNLVLTHFSARYQANPALSPSIEDVRQEAAAHYHGRLILARDLQRYHLDRCGDLQPEVIERQPRDSR; encoded by the coding sequence GTGGACTTGTTGTTTCTTGGCACCTCTGCCGGCGTTCCGACACGCCAGCGCAACGTCAGCGCCACCGCCCTGCTCGAAGCCGCGGGCAGGGGCTGGTACCTGATCGATTGCGGGGAAGGCACCCAGCATCAAGTGCTGCGCACGCCGTTATCGCTGAGCGAGTTGCGCGCCGTTTTCATTACCCATGTGCATGCTGATCACTGCCTCGGTTTACCGGGCTTGCTGGCCAGCGCCGGCATGTCCGGGCGTACCCGGCCGCTGGACGTGATCCTGCCGGCCGCGCTGCACCCATGGCTGCGGCTCAGCCTCGCCGTCACCCACTCGCACCTGCCGTTCGAAATCCACCTGCACGCCGTCGAGACCCTTGGCGACTGGCGCCATCGCAACGTGCAGGTGACCACCGTCGAGCTGTCCCATCGTGTGCCGTGCCACGGGTATGTCTTCACCGAGACTGATCCCGAGCCGCGTCTGGATGTACAGCGGCTGGCCGCCGACGGGATCGAGCGCGGGCCGCTCTGGGGCCAACTGGCCCATGGTCAGGATGTCGAATACGCCGGGCGCTGGTTGCGTGCGCAAGACTATTTGCTCAGCGCGCGGCCGGCGCGACGGATCATTGTCTGCGGTGATAACGACCAGCCGGAACGCCTTGCCGAAGTGGCCGTGGGCGCCGATGTGCTGGTGCACGAAGCGACGTTCGTGCAAGCGGCCATCGACCGCACCCGCGCCAGCTACGGGCACAGCAGCGCCGCCGCGATTGCCGGCTTCGCCGAAACCGTGGGCGTGCGTAATCTGGTGTTGACGCATTTCAGTGCGCGCTACCAGGCCAATCCGGCGTTGAGTCCGTCGATTGAAGACGTTCGTCAGGAAGCGGCGGCCCACTATCACGGCCGCTTGATTCTCGCCCGTGATTTGCAGCGCTATCACCTGGACCGTTGTGGCGATTTACAACCGGAGGTTATCGAGCGGCAACCGCGCGACAGCCGTTGA
- a CDS encoding ferritin-like domain-containing protein, with product MATPQENLLDWLRDAHAMEQQAEQMLKAQSKRLEHYPQLKARIDQHIEETLGQQKLIDECLQRLGGEASTMKDLGGKLMAFGQAVGGTLMSDEVIKGAMAGYVFENMEIASYTVLIAAAQAAGDTQTQKACETILPQEVAMAQWLLDHLPQLTEAFLQRSADPDKEAKK from the coding sequence ATGGCTACTCCACAGGAAAATCTGCTCGACTGGTTGCGTGACGCCCACGCCATGGAGCAACAGGCTGAGCAGATGCTCAAGGCGCAATCCAAGCGTCTGGAACATTATCCGCAGCTCAAGGCGCGCATTGACCAGCACATCGAGGAAACCCTGGGCCAGCAGAAACTGATCGACGAATGCCTGCAACGTCTGGGCGGTGAGGCGTCGACCATGAAGGACCTGGGCGGCAAACTCATGGCCTTCGGTCAGGCAGTCGGCGGCACCTTGATGAGCGATGAAGTGATCAAGGGTGCCATGGCCGGATACGTTTTCGAGAACATGGAAATCGCCAGCTACACGGTGCTGATCGCCGCGGCGCAAGCGGCGGGCGATACCCAGACGCAAAAAGCCTGCGAGACGATTCTGCCGCAGGAAGTCGCCATGGCGCAGTGGTTGCTTGATCATCTGCCGCAACTCACCGAAGCGTTCCTGCAACGCTCGGCCGATCCCGACAAGGAAGCCAAGAAGTAA
- a CDS encoding manganese catalase family protein, with translation MFLHNKRLQYTVRVAEPNPGLANLLLEQFGGAQGELAAASRYFTQALSEDDPGRKDLLMDIATEELSHLEVIGSIIVMLNKGAKGRMAEGVEEEGELYRSLNGAGNDSHITSLLYGAGSPLTNSAGVPWTAAYIDTIGEPTADMRSNIAAEARAKIVYERLMNVTDDPGVKEALGFLMTREIAHQLSFEKALHAIQPNFPQGKLPGMPEFTNVYFNMSQGTESMRGPWNQGDDWEFVENPTPAVDGGDGLATVQLDSADEALLENMKMRTMSDPNSEPVTGADLGSGTQAKPAL, from the coding sequence ATGTTTCTACATAACAAGCGACTTCAATACACCGTTCGTGTTGCCGAGCCCAACCCGGGCCTGGCCAACCTGCTGCTTGAACAGTTCGGCGGTGCGCAAGGCGAACTGGCGGCGGCATCGCGCTATTTCACCCAGGCCCTGTCCGAAGACGATCCGGGACGCAAGGATTTGCTGATGGACATCGCCACCGAAGAACTCAGCCATCTGGAGGTCATCGGTTCGATCATCGTCATGCTCAACAAGGGCGCCAAAGGCCGGATGGCCGAGGGTGTGGAGGAGGAGGGTGAGTTGTATCGCTCGCTCAACGGCGCGGGCAACGATTCGCACATTACCAGCCTGCTCTATGGCGCCGGCTCGCCACTGACCAACTCGGCTGGCGTGCCCTGGACGGCGGCCTATATCGACACGATTGGCGAGCCTACCGCGGACATGCGTTCCAACATTGCCGCTGAAGCACGGGCGAAGATTGTTTATGAGCGCTTGATGAACGTGACGGATGACCCGGGCGTGAAAGAAGCCTTGGGTTTTCTCATGACCCGGGAAATCGCTCACCAGTTGTCGTTCGAAAAAGCCCTGCATGCGATCCAGCCCAACTTCCCTCAAGGCAAGCTGCCCGGCATGCCTGAATTCACTAACGTTTACTTCAACATGTCGCAAGGCACCGAAAGCATGCGCGGCCCATGGAACCAGGGCGATGATTGGGAATTCGTCGAAAACCCAACACCGGCCGTCGATGGCGGAGACGGGCTGGCCACGGTGCAACTGGACAGCGCTGACGAGGCGCTCCTGGAAAACATGAAAATGCGGACCATGTCCGACCCCAACAGCGAGCCGGTCACCGGTGCGGATCTGGGTTCCGGCACACAGGCCAAACCCGCCCTGTGA
- a CDS encoding carboxylate-amine ligase, producing the protein MSDPRFGIEEEYFITDLHSREMVGRPPAEAIEACKAAMGDAFASEMFQGQIEVASPVFTDFSQASDYLRGARQTLSAALEPFGLGLLCAGSHPLADWRDQVPTAEAHFIQLFQDYGHVARRSVLSGLHVHVEVPPPFDRIQVMNQVLPWTPLLLALSCSSALWDGADSGFMSYRQVACGEWPRMGVPPMFVDQRDYDGHIAFLSEIGTIHQPSECWWGIRPAVRYPTLELRMTDACPRVEDALTLAGLFRVLVTHAMEQAQPGATYDLRARAILEENHWRAKRFGIHGRFIVPGSGTECTAEQWLGMAQLQFAETARQLRMPLLFEHASNIIAEGTSADRQLAVFNQALKQHGARSALSRVTALLLEETAAG; encoded by the coding sequence ATGAGCGATCCACGATTCGGTATCGAAGAAGAATATTTCATCACCGACCTGCACAGCCGCGAGATGGTCGGTCGTCCTCCAGCCGAGGCGATTGAGGCGTGCAAGGCGGCCATGGGAGACGCATTCGCCAGCGAGATGTTTCAGGGCCAGATTGAAGTGGCCTCACCAGTGTTCACCGATTTCAGTCAGGCCAGCGACTATCTGCGCGGCGCACGCCAGACCCTGAGCGCAGCACTTGAGCCTTTCGGGCTCGGGCTGCTTTGCGCGGGCAGTCATCCGCTGGCCGATTGGCGCGATCAGGTGCCCACCGCCGAAGCGCACTTTATCCAGCTGTTCCAGGACTACGGCCACGTTGCGCGGCGCAGCGTGCTGTCGGGCCTGCACGTGCACGTCGAAGTGCCGCCGCCGTTCGATCGCATCCAGGTAATGAACCAAGTGTTGCCGTGGACGCCGCTGCTGCTGGCGTTGAGTTGTTCCTCTGCGCTGTGGGACGGCGCCGACAGCGGTTTCATGAGTTATCGACAAGTGGCCTGCGGCGAGTGGCCGCGCATGGGCGTGCCGCCGATGTTTGTCGATCAGCGCGACTACGACGGGCACATCGCGTTTCTCAGCGAGATCGGCACGATTCATCAACCGAGCGAATGCTGGTGGGGCATCCGTCCCGCCGTGCGTTACCCGACGCTTGAGTTACGCATGACCGACGCCTGCCCGCGGGTTGAGGATGCGCTGACGCTCGCCGGGTTGTTCCGCGTACTGGTCACCCACGCCATGGAACAAGCGCAACCCGGCGCGACTTATGACCTGCGCGCTCGGGCGATACTTGAAGAGAACCACTGGCGCGCCAAACGCTTTGGTATCCATGGCAGGTTCATCGTGCCGGGCAGCGGCACCGAGTGCACCGCTGAACAATGGCTAGGGATGGCTCAACTGCAATTTGCCGAAACGGCCAGGCAGTTGCGTATGCCTTTGCTGTTCGAACACGCCAGCAACATCATCGCCGAGGGCACCAGCGCCGACCGGCAACTGGCTGTGTTCAATCAGGCCCTCAAGCAGCACGGTGCCCGCTCGGCCTTGTCACGGGTGACCGCGCTGCTGCTTGAGGAAACCGCGGCGGGTTGA
- a CDS encoding general stress protein has translation MTEKHRSEHSFADDPQKIKGAGKKGDPTANVKLDRAEKARVGGQHSHGGSRAGKGD, from the coding sequence ATGACTGAGAAACATCGAAGCGAGCACTCTTTCGCCGATGATCCGCAAAAGATCAAAGGCGCAGGCAAAAAAGGTGACCCCACGGCCAACGTCAAGCTGGATCGAGCGGAGAAGGCGCGCGTTGGCGGGCAACATAGCCACGGCGGTAGCCGAGCGGGCAAGGGTGATTGA
- a CDS encoding con-10 family general stress protein codes for MTTGNKNPGNFANDREKASEAGKKGGQASGGNFANDREKASEAGRKGGQNSHGGGRKS; via the coding sequence ATGACTACTGGTAATAAAAATCCGGGTAACTTCGCCAACGATCGCGAGAAAGCATCCGAGGCGGGTAAAAAAGGCGGTCAGGCCTCCGGCGGCAACTTCGCCAACGACCGGGAGAAAGCATCCGAGGCCGGTCGTAAAGGAGGCCAGAACAGCCACGGCGGTGGTCGCAAATCCTGA
- a CDS encoding con-10 family general stress protein: MAQDKQGGMSVNEAGKKGGEATSASHDKEFYQEIGSKGGQNSGGNFKNDPERAAEAGSKGGQNSGGNFKNDPQRAAEAGSKGGQNSGGNFANDREKASEAGRKGGENSHGGGRNSNS; the protein is encoded by the coding sequence ATGGCACAAGATAAACAAGGCGGCATGTCGGTTAACGAAGCGGGTAAAAAAGGTGGCGAAGCCACTTCGGCTTCCCATGACAAAGAGTTCTACCAAGAGATTGGCAGCAAAGGTGGCCAAAACAGTGGTGGCAACTTCAAGAACGATCCCGAACGTGCAGCCGAAGCCGGCAGCAAGGGCGGCCAGAACAGTGGCGGCAACTTCAAAAATGATCCGCAACGCGCAGCCGAAGCCGGCAGCAAAGGCGGCCAGAACAGCGGCGGCAACTTCGCCAATGACCGTGAAAAAGCATCCGAGGCCGGGCGCAAGGGCGGCGAAAACAGCCATGGGGGTGGGCGCAACAGCAATAGCTGA
- a CDS encoding metallothionein — protein MSTDPPNLGCACPECTCDCPRDSTFERDGKRFCSQACADLHPDGQPCPAADCHCERSVKLGERSVSDSKLDEAVEETFPASDPISP, from the coding sequence ATGTCAACCGACCCGCCAAACCTTGGCTGTGCGTGTCCGGAATGCACGTGCGACTGTCCCCGCGACAGCACATTCGAGCGTGACGGCAAGCGCTTTTGCAGCCAGGCCTGCGCCGATCTGCACCCGGATGGGCAGCCCTGCCCGGCCGCCGATTGCCACTGCGAACGAAGCGTGAAGCTGGGCGAGCGTAGCGTCAGCGATTCGAAACTCGACGAAGCGGTCGAGGAAACCTTTCCCGCCAGCGATCCGATCTCACCCTGA
- a CDS encoding SDR family oxidoreductase has product MIAPATGMKPGTCYAIESVERAPQFPGFFLDGKYYLGPELQTAVGWLEGQDFIYDQLDPTGEPIYPDRRVGQIQNLALTLGDGQRLALNEIPYPTTAEPEAAAPHSRDDLPPNQQRKTRLSGKLVVITGASSGIGRAAAQAFADEQARLVLAARDEVALAEVVDECVARGAAALAVRTDVTDSAQMQALASQAAEFGDGRIDIWINNAGVGAVGSFEQTPLDVHEQVLQTDLLGYLRGAYVVWPYFKAQKQGVLINTLSLGSWVAQPYAAAYSASKYGLRGLTEALRGELSGCPDIHVCDIYPAVIDTPGFRDGANFTGHALKPPPPVYDPHRVARAMVHCALHPKPSTTVGAAATLARAAHFVLPGFPQLSGWLTRWGFNRSPATATSSGNLFNPPGGERRVEGGWRSAKAQASPLWVAGAALLVGGCLLALTRSRTR; this is encoded by the coding sequence ATGATCGCCCCAGCAACCGGTATGAAGCCGGGGACGTGCTACGCCATTGAAAGCGTTGAACGTGCGCCGCAGTTCCCCGGTTTTTTTCTCGATGGCAAATATTACCTCGGCCCGGAATTGCAGACGGCCGTGGGCTGGCTCGAAGGCCAGGATTTCATTTACGACCAGCTCGACCCGACCGGCGAACCGATCTACCCCGACCGACGCGTCGGCCAGATCCAGAACCTGGCACTGACGCTCGGTGACGGTCAGCGTCTTGCGCTCAATGAAATTCCCTACCCGACCACAGCCGAACCCGAGGCTGCGGCGCCGCACAGCCGCGATGATTTGCCACCGAATCAACAGCGTAAAACGCGACTGTCCGGCAAACTCGTGGTAATCACCGGAGCCTCCAGCGGCATCGGTCGCGCCGCTGCTCAAGCGTTCGCCGACGAACAGGCCAGGCTGGTACTCGCAGCGCGCGACGAGGTCGCCCTCGCCGAGGTGGTGGACGAATGTGTCGCGCGCGGCGCGGCGGCGCTGGCGGTCCGCACCGATGTCACCGACAGCGCGCAAATGCAGGCGCTGGCAAGCCAGGCAGCTGAGTTTGGCGATGGCCGGATTGACATCTGGATCAACAACGCCGGGGTCGGCGCAGTGGGCAGCTTCGAGCAGACGCCGCTCGACGTGCATGAGCAAGTGCTGCAGACCGACTTGCTCGGTTATCTGCGCGGCGCTTATGTGGTGTGGCCGTATTTCAAGGCGCAGAAGCAAGGCGTTTTGATCAACACCTTGTCGCTGGGCAGTTGGGTGGCGCAGCCGTACGCGGCCGCGTACTCGGCGAGCAAGTACGGCTTGCGCGGTTTGACCGAAGCGCTGCGCGGTGAACTGAGCGGCTGCCCGGACATTCACGTATGCGATATTTATCCAGCGGTGATCGACACCCCGGGCTTTCGCGATGGCGCCAATTTTACCGGCCACGCGCTCAAGCCCCCGCCTCCCGTTTACGACCCGCACCGGGTCGCCCGAGCGATGGTCCACTGCGCACTCCATCCGAAACCCAGCACCACCGTCGGCGCCGCAGCCACACTGGCGCGGGCTGCGCACTTCGTACTGCCGGGCTTCCCGCAGCTATCGGGCTGGCTCACGCGATGGGGATTCAACCGCAGTCCGGCGACGGCAACTTCGTCCGGCAACCTGTTCAATCCACCCGGCGGCGAGCGTCGCGTCGAAGGCGGCTGGCGCTCGGCCAAAGCCCAGGCATCACCGCTGTGGGTCGCTGGCGCGGCGTTGCTCGTGGGCGGATGCCTGCTGGCACTCACCCGCTCCCGCACACGATAA
- a CDS encoding methyltransferase: protein MSVQQTADRALLDLGKRLLDSGYQFITPSPLTHERYYQRVPVPQARDWRDVFGWSMPFDPELFSDEDRALLDRAGVIERQDTLWRSSVRWSRLGELLFVHSAWPTSDTDAVFFGPDSYRFAQAIDAQLQTRFAPVRRAVDIGCGSGIGAVVVGRSRRDAEVLAVDINPRALRLAAVNAELAGASNVSVYRSDVLASVEGLFDLIVANPPYMNDQQQRAYRHGGGTLGEGLSVRIVRESLPRLEVGGTLLVYTGVAIVAGQDPFRQAIEPMVSGEQYAWTYRELDPDVFSEELLKPGYERVERIAVVALTVTRER from the coding sequence ATGTCAGTACAACAAACGGCGGATCGGGCGTTGCTCGATCTGGGCAAGCGCTTGCTCGACAGTGGTTATCAGTTCATCACCCCGTCACCCTTGACCCATGAGCGCTACTACCAGCGCGTCCCGGTGCCTCAGGCGCGGGATTGGCGTGATGTGTTCGGTTGGTCGATGCCGTTCGACCCTGAGCTGTTCAGTGACGAGGATCGGGCGCTGCTCGATCGCGCCGGGGTAATCGAGCGCCAAGACACGTTGTGGCGCAGCAGCGTGCGCTGGTCGCGGCTCGGCGAGCTGTTGTTTGTGCATTCGGCCTGGCCGACCAGCGACACCGACGCGGTGTTTTTCGGCCCGGACAGTTATCGCTTCGCCCAAGCGATTGACGCGCAGTTGCAAACACGCTTTGCACCGGTCAGACGCGCCGTCGACATCGGCTGCGGCAGCGGCATCGGTGCGGTCGTGGTGGGCCGTTCGCGGCGTGATGCCGAGGTGCTCGCGGTGGACATCAATCCGCGGGCGCTGCGCCTGGCGGCGGTCAATGCCGAACTGGCCGGGGCGAGCAACGTAAGCGTCTATCGCAGCGATGTCCTGGCCAGCGTAGAAGGGCTGTTTGATCTGATCGTTGCCAACCCGCCTTACATGAACGATCAGCAGCAGCGCGCCTATCGCCACGGCGGCGGCACGCTGGGCGAAGGCCTGTCGGTGCGTATCGTGCGCGAGTCGCTGCCGCGCCTGGAAGTGGGCGGCACTTTGCTGGTGTACACCGGAGTGGCGATCGTCGCGGGGCAGGATCCGTTTCGTCAGGCGATCGAGCCGATGGTGTCAGGCGAACAATACGCCTGGACCTATCGCGAACTCGACCCGGATGTGTTCAGCGAAGAACTGCTCAAGCCCGGCTACGAACGCGTCGAACGCATCGCCGTGGTTGCCCTGACCGTGACCCGCGAACGCTGA
- a CDS encoding iron-containing redox enzyme family protein, with protein sequence MTMIETAIKTSSTTRTFQAASYRQEYERLLARDSQASRQARTLLQGQLRRAAELSSDLPATPEELEQWAQHRCAAVAAQYAEYLQTRQQGGERRYFRNRSHALYFIQHVAPTKVVDGAWLAGIAAHWQDPRFDHLLDTYLEELGDGLPRQNHVLIYRKLLAEHDCDDLRGLSDDLYLQGALQLALGQCSDEFLPEVIGYNLGYEQLPLHLLISTYELRELGIDPQYFRLHVTIDNASTGHAHKAVQALLQLLPLGAEREAFYRRVSLGYRLNDLGKGSTDVIQAFDLEREVIAMLERKCVFGQHMHSDYCRLENRTINQWLAVPGQMGEFLAALQRKGWIKRGEPVEQSRFWQLIDGSEAVMFGVFSGYEKQLLRDWITDTQYAPRTRPHVAAQAPGAAQDEIEDAELLALREQLEPLTPGEQMQALLPWLSARRHWRPAGLFATRRFVELRGQLR encoded by the coding sequence ATGACGATGATCGAAACCGCGATCAAGACCTCTTCCACGACGCGTACTTTTCAGGCGGCCTCGTATCGTCAGGAATATGAGCGGCTGCTGGCCCGGGACTCACAGGCCAGTCGGCAAGCCCGGACGCTGCTGCAAGGACAACTGCGCCGCGCGGCTGAGCTGTCAAGCGATCTGCCTGCGACCCCTGAAGAGCTTGAACAATGGGCCCAGCATCGTTGCGCGGCGGTGGCCGCGCAATACGCTGAATATTTGCAGACGCGCCAGCAGGGCGGCGAGCGGCGCTACTTCCGCAACCGCTCCCACGCGCTGTATTTCATTCAGCATGTGGCACCGACCAAAGTAGTGGACGGCGCTTGGCTGGCCGGGATTGCCGCGCACTGGCAGGACCCGCGTTTCGACCATTTGCTCGACACTTACCTGGAAGAACTGGGCGATGGCCTGCCTCGGCAGAACCATGTGCTGATCTACCGCAAGCTGCTCGCCGAGCACGATTGCGACGACCTGCGTGGCCTGAGTGACGACCTCTATTTGCAGGGCGCGTTGCAACTCGCGCTGGGCCAGTGCAGCGATGAGTTTCTGCCGGAAGTGATCGGCTACAACCTGGGTTACGAACAATTGCCGCTGCACTTGTTGATCAGCACCTATGAGCTGCGCGAGCTGGGTATCGATCCGCAGTATTTCCGCTTGCACGTGACCATCGACAACGCCAGTACCGGTCATGCCCACAAAGCGGTGCAGGCGCTGTTGCAGTTGCTGCCGCTGGGCGCCGAGCGGGAGGCGTTTTATCGGCGCGTCAGCCTCGGGTATCGACTCAATGATCTGGGCAAAGGCTCGACCGATGTCATCCAGGCGTTTGATCTGGAGCGGGAAGTGATTGCCATGCTGGAACGCAAATGCGTGTTCGGTCAGCACATGCACTCCGATTATTGCCGCCTCGAAAATCGCACGATCAATCAGTGGCTGGCGGTGCCGGGGCAGATGGGCGAGTTCCTCGCGGCGTTGCAGCGCAAAGGCTGGATCAAGCGCGGCGAGCCGGTGGAGCAGAGTCGTTTCTGGCAACTGATCGATGGCAGCGAGGCTGTGATGTTCGGGGTGTTCAGCGGCTATGAAAAACAACTGCTGCGTGACTGGATCACTGACACGCAATACGCCCCGCGGACCCGGCCGCACGTCGCGGCTCAGGCCCCGGGCGCGGCTCAGGACGAAATTGAGGATGCAGAGCTGCTCGCGCTGCGCGAACAGCTCGAACCGCTGACGCCTGGCGAACAGATGCAAGCCTTGTTGCCGTGGCTATCGGCCCGGCGTCACTGGCGGCCGGCGGGGCTGTTTGCGACCCGGCGTTTTGTCGAGTTGCGCGGGCAACTGCGCTGA
- a CDS encoding DUF4142 domain-containing protein: protein MKTLATTCLAALLLSLQTVTLCYAVTLNAFVEEAAEQSLFQNDSARIALEKSALPDVRDFARQMIADHDRVYPQLQKLGQALRMDVPAQPSVASKAKRLRLESRDESFDRVYIDSQAQTLERKLMLFKKEAMSSENPQLKAFASAELPGIEKQAQKAKDLQEQLKPSAGALKSTRP, encoded by the coding sequence ATGAAAACGCTTGCCACCACATGCCTCGCCGCACTGCTCCTGAGCCTTCAGACCGTCACGCTGTGCTACGCGGTCACGCTTAATGCCTTCGTTGAAGAAGCCGCTGAACAGAGCCTGTTCCAGAACGACAGCGCGCGCATCGCCCTGGAAAAAAGTGCACTGCCCGACGTCAGGGACTTTGCCCGGCAAATGATCGCTGACCACGACCGCGTCTATCCGCAGCTCCAGAAACTGGGCCAAGCGTTGCGCATGGACGTGCCGGCGCAACCCTCGGTCGCCTCGAAAGCCAAGCGCCTGCGGCTTGAATCCCGCGACGAATCGTTCGACCGCGTCTACATCGACAGCCAGGCGCAGACCCTCGAACGCAAACTGATGCTGTTCAAGAAGGAAGCGATGTCCTCGGAGAACCCGCAGCTCAAGGCCTTCGCCAGCGCCGAGCTGCCAGGCATCGAGAAGCAGGCGCAAAAGGCCAAGGATTTGCAGGAACAGCTCAAACCCTCGGCGGGCGCCCTGAAGTCAACGAGGCCGTGA